A genomic window from Punica granatum isolate Tunisia-2019 chromosome 2, ASM765513v2, whole genome shotgun sequence includes:
- the LOC116196743 gene encoding calmodulin binding protein PICBP yields MGSSARGGESDSEKLLLYLSSDSAGSERSTPMETSDASASYAKTNDALLDGEADGMKELMGALTRRRSLKVAKGLTRMSSLKPRRPTTRKVFSGSERKKKLKKLRSIKLVGPASSSSRRQEGLDHDQLSRSRDEADVPPNYLKATRSSDVKKVNSQPSPHKSECSISSSDGEGKIVNSFTISTARNKPVIAFRRTASLRPVRILAKVPSLKPKRPSTRKCSDNSKVSDSSVHSATCSSAIKGSKFLAQVENQQAGDVSEKISAMKVCPYSYCSLHGHHHAAPTLKRLKSARKRVKNQRSKKLDVLSRSGREDFEKESSHDAEKVKKELTEEINCRKDAGSNADDGRDRVKEVAEKVFQEKKEQSRTADPPVAREENLCQAFDSSLKAPANQKAHEQRESAVDILESINAERKEKEESGEGPGSRGRKFVSIGTQTDLELEEWGNDYSVSYHIENDHSEEISEAFETVQETEDENPPASGELSHGDSTSNNEQPNSSKAAAVADEEEVAGAVVSVFPTEELGSAHAKMEENLGSPEEPKEALPDLREEPISVREEKNKNQESPGEPIEALSGSTGMSLLACKTMDENLESPRESEPDSTSDDSFKSSFGRRKFNDLWYLIYQHMVSDVAENGGIESPVHQVNKDANLLPGSDRDPQVANHDEAAQQEELQQSDAIKLLQEAISKILEQSQDQCLMKKSSADNINFDKKETGEDRSIDHKSEKEPDLEEEKLEALEVSKIEAKREGNAGGRPNQMASKRWSNLKKYILMKRFIKAVEKTKNFSRRIQRFPSSEVYPEQEKVNLRRQQIGERKIAEEWMLDRALQKVISKLDPAQKRGVAFLVEAFETVNPVAGGKTGMSMNASSPSNVNRSGARETALVQNEGQSTKHNGDSAEILTVPSDDGERYQKENENLVASPTEQASKLIFVSEQPGERNLSVPPQKSIDGDKAENRDQVGGPAVGRVQDIQREGIPSSNSQLKTGNDGRSRKSLLDSDISRMCVTEDHVERTAVEVSISSALVHDEPINPTAASKTDDGDVNSIRTVELTEALEKDGEALVGKEVVLGSPHSEECRADEGDEPQSEKKKYTGLWYLIYKHMASGLATEQGSEPIDPRVDGNRLEEENEEEESRSVDMPSSCPGSLRAEQDGLIKGRAEGEEMKLRKIEAVKLVQQALDEMLLECEDSSPHDRSNTSNGGVDEQESKENSGSNYRENSLPASTDTAKDGPMHFGKVKENKPLPDLEIQLKPDDAVHQEEESTDFKEGNKSNPRSVKNWNNLRKMILLSRFVKALEKVRNFNPQERGHLPLDPDRERERVNLKHQDMDGRKNAEEYLLDYALQRVVSRLTPARKQKVHLLVEAFETVTPPLRK; encoded by the exons ATGGGATCATCAGCAAGAGGCGGAGAGTCGGATTCGGAGAAGCTGCTTCTCTACCTATCAAGTGACTCAGCAGGCTCGGAACGATCGACTCCAATGGAAACCTCCGATGCATCGGCAAGTTATGCAAAAACCAATGATGCCCTTTTGGATGGAGAGGCAGATGGTATGAAG GAATTGATGGGAGCTTTAACAAGGAGACGCAGCTTGAAGGTGGCCAAGGGGTTGACAAGAATGTCCAGCTTAAAACCCAGAAGGCCTACCACTAGGAAAGTTTTCAGCGGATCAGAGCggaagaaaaaattgaagaagttgAGGTCGATCAAGCTCGTGGGTCCGGCCAGCAGCTCATCAAGAAGACAGGAGGGTTTAGATCATGACCAGCTCTCAAGATCACGGGATGAAGCAGATGTGCCACCGAATTACTTGAAGGCAACGAGGTCTTCTGATGTGAAGAAGGTGAATTCTCAACCGAGTCCTCACAAGTCGGAGTGTAGTATTAGCAGCAGTGATGGTGAAGGGAAAATTGTGAATAGCTTTACCATAAGCACTGCTAGGAACAAACCCGTAATAGCTTTCAGGAGAACAGCCAGTCTCAGACCAGTGAGAATCTTGGCAAAAGTGCCCAGCTTGAAACCGAAGAGGCCTTCCACAAGGAAATGCTCAGACAATTCCAAGGTTTCCGACTCGAGTGTCCACAGCGCCACCTGTTCTTCTGCAATCAAGGGCTCTAAGTTCCTCGCCCAAGTGGAGAACCAACAGGCAGGAGATGTGTCTGAGAAGATTTCTGCCATGAAAGTCTGTCCTTATAGCTATTGCTCCCTCCATGGTCATCATCATGCTGCTCCAACGTTGAAGCGATTGAAGTCTGCACGAAAGCGTGTGAAAAATCAGAGGAGCAAGAAGTTGGATGTTCTTTCGCGAAGTGGAAGGGaggattttgaaaaagagagtTCCCATGATGCTGAGAAGGTCAAGAAGGAATTGACTGAGGAGATCAACTGTAGAAAAGATGCAGGTTCAAATGCTGATGATGGACGAGACAGGGTCAAAGAGGTTGCTGAAAAAGTTtttcaagaaaagaaagagcaaAGCAGGACAGCCGACCCTCCAGTGGCTCGTGAGGAGAATCTATGTCAAGCATTTGATTCTTCTTTAAAAGCTCCAGCAAATCAGAAAGCCCATGAACAAAGAGAATCTGCAGTAGACATTCTCGAGTCCATTAATGcagaaaggaaggaaaaggAGGAGTCTGGAGAAGGCCCCGGTAGTAGAGGAAGAAAGTTTGTTTCCATTGGAACTCAAACTGATCTGGAACTTGAAGAGTGGGGAAATGATTATTCTGTTTCATATCACATTGAAAACGACCACAGCGAGGAGATATCAGAAGCCTTTGAAACTGTCCAAGAAACTGAAGACGAGAACCCTCCCGCATCAGGTGAACTCAGCCATGGGGATTCTACTTCAAACAATGAGCAACCAAATTCATCTAAAGCAGCGGCTGTtgctgatgaagaagaagtagCAGGAGCAGTTGTAAGTGTTTTCCCAACAGAAGAGTTGGGTTCAGCACATGCAAAAATGGAGGAAAACCTGGGATCTCCAGAAGAACCAAAAGAAGCTCTTCCTGATCTGAGAGAAGAACCGATCTCAGTACGTGAGGAGAAGAACAAAAACCAGGAATCTCCTGGAGAACCGATAGAAGCTCTTTCTGGCTCAACAGGAATGTCCCTTTTGGCATGTAAGACGATGGATGAAAACCTGGAGTCTCCGAGAGAGTCTGAGCCGGATAGCACCAGCGACGATTCATTTAAGTCGTCATTTGGGAGACGGAAGTTCAATGATCTGTGGTATCTCATATATCAACACATGGTATCAGATGTAGCTGAAAATGGGGGAATTGAATCACCGGTTCATCAGGTCAACAAAGATGCCAACTTGTTGCCTGGATCGGATCGGGATCCCCAGGTGGCAAATCATGATGAAGCTGCCCAACAGGAGGAACTCCAGCAGAGTGATGCAATAAAATTGCTGCAAGAGGCAATCAGCAAAATTCTTGAACAAAGTCAAGACCAATGCTTGATGAAGAAATCCAGTGCTGACAACATCAATTTCGATAAGAAGGAAACAGGTGAGGATCGCTCCATTGATCATAAAAGCGAGAAAGAACCAGACCTGGAAGAAGAGAAGCTGGAAGCTCTTGAAGTGTCCAAAATCGAGGCgaaaagagaaggaaatgCAGGAGGCAGGCCAAATCAGATGGCATCTAAAAGATGGAGCaatctgaaaaaatatatcCTCATGAAGAGGTTTATCAAGGCGGTGGAGAAGACGAAGAACTTCAGCCGGAGGATACAGCGATTTCCGTCCTCGGAAGTATACCCTGAGCAAGAGAAGGTCAATCTCAGACGCCAACAGATAGGAGAGAGGAAAATCGCCGAGGAGTGGATGCTCGATCGTGCTCTTCAGAAGGTAATTTCTAAACTGGATCCAGCTCAGAAAAGAGGAGTAGCCTTCCTTGTGGAAGCATTTGAGACGGTCAATCCAGTTGCGGGAGGCAAAACTGGCATGAGCATGAATGCATCATCTCCATCTAATGTTAATCGTTCAGGAGCCAGAGAGACTGCCTTAGTTCAAAATGAGGGGCAATCTACAAAGCACAACGGGGATTCCGCTGAGATTCTTACTGTCCCCTCTGATGATGGCGAGAGATATcagaaggaaaatgaaaatttggtCGCAAGCCCCACTGAGCAAGCGAGTAAACTCATCTTTGTCAGTGAACAGCCAGGTGAAAGGAATCTCTCGGTGCCGCCTCAAAAGTCCATTGACGGAGACAAAGCTGAAAACAGGGATCAGGTTGGTGGTCCAGCGGTAGGGAGAGTTCAAGATATCCAAAGGGAAGGGATCCCAAGTTCAAATTCACAGCTTAAGACTGGGAATGATGGAAGAAGCAGAAAAAGCTTGTTGGACAGTGACATTTCAAGGATGTGTGTAACCGAAGATCACGTAGAACGAACAGCAGTTGAAGTTTCAATTTCTTCCGCTCTGGTCCATGATGAGCCGATAAATCCAACAGCAGCCAGCAAGACTGATGACGGGGATGTCAATTCAATAAGAACAGTCGAACTGACTGAAGCTCTGGAGAAAGATGGTGAAGCTTTGGTAGGAAAAGAAGTGGTCCTGGGATCTCCTCATTCTGAAGAATGCAGGGCAGATGAAGGGGATGAACCGCAGtcagagaagaagaaatataCAGGGTTGTGGTACTTGATATACAAGCATATGGCATCAGGTCTAGCTACAGAACAAGGAAGTGAGCCAATTGACCCTCGTGTTGATGGTAACAGACTGgaagaagaaaacgaagaGGAGGAAAGCAGATCTGTTGACATGCCCAGCTCTTGCCCAGGTTCATTGCGAGCCGAGCAGGACGGGCTTATCAAAGGGAGGGCAGAGGGTGAAGAGATGAAACTCCGCAAGATTGAAGCTGTTAAGCTTGTCCAGCAAGCACTTGATGAGATGCTTCTTGAATGTGAGGACAGCTCACCCCATGATCGATCCAATACCAGCAATGGTGGAGTTGACGAACAGGAATCCAAGGAAAATAGTGGCAGCAACTACAGAGAAAATTCTCTTCCAGCATCTACTGATACTGCTAAAGATGGTCCCATGCACTTTGGAAAAGTGAAAGAGAACAAGCCACTGCCGGATTTAGAGATACAGCTCAAACCAGACGATGCTGTCcatcaagaagaagaaagtacTGACTTCAAGGAGGGGAACAAATCGAACCCGAGATCGGTGAAGAACTGGAACAATCTGAGAAAAATGATCCTCCTCAGTAGATTCGTCAAGGCACTAGAGAAGGTGAGAAATTTCAACCCCCAGGAGCGGGGGCATCTGCCTCTGGACCCTGACAGGGAACGAGAGAGGGTTAATCTGAAGCATCAGGACATGGACGGGAGGAAGAACGCCGAGGAATATCTGCTGGACTATGCACTTCAACGAGTTGTTTCCAGGCTCACTCCAGCCCGGAAGCAAAAGGTTCACTTACTCGTGGAGGCTTTTGAAACAGTCACTCCCCCTCTCAGGAAATGA
- the LOC116196449 gene encoding probable calcium-binding protein CML35: protein MCQTFTLKNVALSPIPQRKLPRSCPASASPPLHLCPPATSPPTIPDPILSLFSISPDPSLFRCSAGASTIAAMKLIRKLSPKRLFVSKKALSKSDLPSFSSGSTSSTSSEASSSVHKRRVPESTTPVSVLPGEWSDTDMNFELFRLRSSKSIDREGYGVVSRAELEALLSRLGAEPPASRDEAALMLREAGCSDAESCLSMDDLLGRVGPAGGPVCDSELRETFDFFDADHDGRITAEELLGVFTTVLGDEQCTLEDCRRMIAEVDRKRDGFVCFEDFTRMMDLQI, encoded by the coding sequence ATGTGCCAGACATTTACGTTAAAGAATGTCGCTCTCTCTCCAATTCCTCAGAGGAAGCTTCCTCGAAGCTGCCCTGCTTCCGCCTCTCCGCCCCTCCATTTATGCCCCCCCGCAACCTCTCCCCCAACCATCCCCGACCCAATCCTCTCCCTCTTCTCGATCTCCCCTGACCCATCTCTCTTCCGGTGTTCGGCCGGTGCCTCCACAATCGCCGCCATGAAGCTCATCAGAAAGCTCAGCCCCAAACGCCTCTTCGTCTCCAAGAAGGCCTTGTCGAAGTCCGATCTGCCGTCCTTCAGCTCCGGGTCCACGTCCTCCACTTCCTCCGAGGCCTCCTCCTCCGTCCACAAGCGCCGTGTCCCGGAGTCCACCACCCCCGTCAGCGTCCTCCCCGGTGAGTGGTCCGACACCGACATGAACTTCGAGCTCTTCCGCCTCCGCTCCTCCAAGTCGATCGACCGGGAGGGCTACGGCGTTGTCTCGAGGGCGGAGCTGGAGGCCCTCCTGAGCCGGCTCGGCGCCGAGCCCCCCGCGAGCCGGGATGAGGCGGCGCTGATGCTGAGGGAGGCCGGCTGCAGCGACGCCGAGTCCTGCCTCAGCATGGACGACCTGCTGGGGCGGGTCGGGCCTGCGGGCGGCCCGGTTTGCGACTCGGAGCTCCGGGAGACGTTTGACTTCTTTGACGCCGACCACGACGGGAGGATAACGGCGGAGGAGCTGCTGGGGGTGTTCACGACGGTGCTGGGGGACGAGCAGTGCACGTTAGAGGACTGCAGGCGCATGATAGCGGAGGTGGACAGGAAGAGGGACGGGTTCGTGTGCTTCGAGGACTTCACCCGCATGATGGATCTTCAGATATGA
- the LOC116196744 gene encoding triacylglycerol lipase SDP1-like, which yields MDISNEASLYPFRIGPSSVLGRTIALKILLFRSMSHFRQHIFHVLFNCIYRVGLIVGPVVSWFHPRNPQGILAMVTVVAFLLKRYTNVKSRAEMVYRRKFWRNMMRAALTYEEWAHAAKMLDKETPRLNESDLYDVELVRNKLQELRHRRHEGSLRDIIFCMRADLVRNLGNMCNPELHKGRLTMPRLIKEYIDEVATQLRMVCNSDSEELSLEEKLSFMHETRHAFGRTALLLSGGASLGAFHVGVVKTLVKHKLLPRIIAGSSVGSVMCSIAATRSWPELQSFFEDSWHSLQFFDQLGGIFAVVKRVMSKGAVHEIRQLQQMLRHLTSNLTFQEAYDLTGRILGITVCSPRKHEPPRCLNYLTSPHVIIWSAVTASCAFPGLFEAQELMAKSRSGEIVPYHPPFNVNPEEGSGTSARRWRDGSLEIDLPMMQLKELFNVNHFIVSQANPHISPLLRMKDFVRAYGGNFAAKLAQLIEMEVKHRCNQILELGFPLGGLAQLFAQDWEGDVTVVMPATIAQYLKIIQNPSHVELQKASNQGRRCTWEKLSAIKANCGIELALDECVTILNHMKRLKRSAERAAAAASHSQFSTSKFNGSRRIPSWNCIARENSTGSLEDLTDVAPSLLQGVGNGPISEGSSPGSNLRLHPGGHEGSDNESEGTGLNSWTRSGGPLMRTASADMFVDYVRNLTVEVDQKPLRGDSEANSQTGRDLFYLQSPRVTTPTRNLESTETDLNRSGSSITVTEGDLLQAERSREGIVFNVLKKEELNLSEQGQTSNSEIAECVQLDCSDREMDASSISEYSEDEDAKEKGLEETACHEDCGNESMPVDR from the exons ATGGATATAAGTAACGAGGCGAGCTTGTATCCTTTCCGGATCGGACCCTCATCGGTCCTCGGTCGGACCATTGCTTTGAAGATCCTGCTCTTTCGGTCGATGTCCCATTTCCGGCAACACATTTTCCATGTGTTGTTTAACTGCATATATAGGGTAGGTCTCATTGTAGGACCTGTGGTATCATGGTTCCACCCGAGAAACCCGCAAGGGATATTAGCGATGGTCACCGTCGTGGCTTTCCTGCTGAAACGCTACACTAATGTGAAATCGAGGGCTGAGATGGTTTATAGGCGGAAGTTCTGGAGAAATATGATGAGAGCTGCATTGACGTACGAGGAATGGGCTCATGCTGCCAAGATGCTAGACAAAGAGACCCCTAGGTTGAACGAATCAGACCTTTATGATGTGGAACTGGTGAGGAATAAGCTCCAGGAGCTCCGCCACCGGCGCCACGAGGGATCTCTAAGGGATATTATCTTCTGTATGAGAGCCGATCTTGTTAGGAACCTCGGCAACATGTGCAATCCGGAACTTCACAAAGGCAGGCTTACAATGCCTAGGCTTATTAAAGAATATATTGATGAGGTCGCAACCCAGTTAAGAATGGTCTGTAACTCGGACTCAGAAGAGCTCTCCTTGGAAGAGAAGCTCTCCTTCATGCACGAAACAAGGCATGCCTTTGGTAGGACAGCCCTGCTCTTGAGCGGAGGTGCTTCTCTCGGAGCCTTCCATGTTGGAGTGGTGAAAACACTTGTAAAACACAAGCTTTTGCCTAGAATAATTGCTGGGTCTTCTGTAGGGTCCGTCATGTGCTCAATTGCCGCCACTAGGTCTTGGCCTGAGCTGCAGAGCTTCTTTGAGGATTCATGGCACTCATTGCAGTTCTTTGATCAGCTCGGTGGGATTTTCGCCGTGGTAAAGAGGGTTATGAGTAAAGGGGCTGTTCACGAGATCAGACAGCTGCAGCAGATGTTGAGGCATCTTACCAGTAATCTCACCTTCCAAGAAGCTTATGACCTGACGGGACGAATCCTGGGAATAACTGTCTGCTCCCCTAGGAAGCATGAGCCTCCTCGGTGCCTTAACTACTTGACTTCTCCTCATGTCATCATATGGAGTGCCGTTACCGCATCTTGTGCCTTTCCCGGCCTCTTTGAAGCCCAGGAACTGATGGCAAAGAGCAGAAGCGGAGAAATCGTTCCTTATCATCCTCCATTCAATGTGAACCCGGAGGAGGGGTCAGGCACTTCTGCTCGCCGATGGAGGGACGGTAGCTTGGAGATTGATCTACCAATGATGCAGCTGAAGGAACTATTCAACGTGAATCATTTTATTGTCAGTCAGGCGAATCCTCATATTTCGCCTCTCTTGAGGATGAAGGATTTTGTGAGAGCATATGGTGGAAACTTTGCTGCCAAG CTTGCTCAACTCATTGAAATGGAGGTGAAACATAGATGCAATCAGATTCTTGAGCTCGGGTTTCCTCTGGGGGGCCTTGCCCAACTCTTTGCTCAAGATTGGGAGGGCGATGTCACTGTTGTTATGCCTGCCACAATTGCACAG TACCTGAAGATTATTCAAAACCCATCTCATGTGGAGCTTCAAAAAGCCTCTAACCAGGGGAGGAGGTGCACCTGGGAGAAACTTTCTGCCATAAAAGCGAATTGCGGGATCGAGCTTGCTCTTGATGAGTGTGTTACGATTCTCAACCACATGAAGAGGCTCAAGAGGAGTGCCGAGAGAGCTGCAGCTGCTGCTTCTCACAGTCAGTTTTCCACATCTAAATTCAATGGTTCTAGAAGGATTCCTTCCTGGAATTGCATTGCTCGGGAGAACTCTACTGGGTCCCTTGAGGATCTTACAGATGTGGCTCCGTCGCTGCTACAAGGAGTTGGCAATGGGCCTATCAGTGAAGGATCATCTCCCGGAAGCAATCTGCGGCTTCATCCGGGTGGGCATGAAGGAAGCGACAACGAATCTGAGGGCACAGGTTTGAATTCTTGGACGAGATCTGGTGGGCCCCTGATGAGGACTGCTTCAGCTGATATGTTCGTTGACTATGTTCGTAATTTAACTGTGGAAGTTGATCAGAAACCTTTGCGTGGCGACTCAGAAGCTAACAGTCAAACGGGAAGAGATCTCTTTTATTTACAGAGCCCAAGGGTGACGACTCCAACAAGAAATCTGGAAAGCACAGAGACTGATCTGAACAGGAGCGGCTCGAGCATCACGGTGACTGAAGGCGACCTTTTGCAGGCAGAAAGGAGTCGAGAAGGGATAGTATTTAACGTACTGAAGAAAGAGGAATTGAATCTGTCAGAGCAGGGGCAGACAAGTAACTCTGAAATAGCAGAGTGCGTGCAGCTCGACTGTTCCGATAGGGAGATGGACGCGAGCTCAATCTCTGAATATAGCGAGGATGAAGACGCAAAGGAAAAAGGCTTGGAAGAGACTGCTTGTCATGAAGATTGCGGAAATGAGAGCATGCCTGTGGATCGGTAA
- the LOC116196447 gene encoding BRASSINOSTEROID INSENSITIVE 1-associated receptor kinase 1-like, translating to MVFKFRTPSFSRNSSPDTGKRIPLSQLRVATHNFSPNNILGMGGFGSVYRGRLPGGSYVAVKRLSKHALHGLKQYNTEIEVADSGAARHPNLLPLLGYCSEGEERLLIYPLMANNDLASHLGRRSGTLDWAKRKGIAIGAARGLAHLHEGCSPAIIHRDVNSSNILLDRDFKPFLGDFGLARIMHEEDLVYGTIEWPDPNSSPSTYHRYKDTYVYTAVRGAMNSIALDYFFTGKCTQKSDVFAFGNLLLEIVTGKTDKRTTLVDWVRGVIDGGNWGRVVDPNLRGHYDEGEAKRLVQLGLVCSDINPELRPKMSQVVEMLEGETLGFYHQRSWGSNDSTPYYSFPPSPAEPARS from the coding sequence ATGGTCTTCAAGTTCCGTACTCCAAGTTTTTCCAGAAACAGCAGTCCTGATACAGGGAAGAGGATTCCCCTGAGTCAGCTTCGGGTGGCAACCCATAACTTTAGCCCCAACAACATCTTGGGTATGGGTGGATTTGGCTCAGTCTACAGAGGACGCCTCCCGGGCGGTTCCTATGTCGCGGTAAAGAGGCTAAGCAAGCATGCCTTACATGGGTTGAAACAGTACAACACGGAGATTGAAGTGGCGGACTCCGGCGCAGCTCGGCATCCCAACCTCCTTCCTCTGTTGGGGTATTGTTCCGAGGGTGAAGAGCGCCTACTTATCTATCCCTTGATGGCGAACAACGACCTGGCATCTCACCTTGGGAGAAGGTCAGGGACCCTCGACTGGGCAAAACGAAAAGGAATAGCAATCGGAGCTGCAAGAGGGCTTGCCCATCTGCACGAAGGATGCAGTCCCGCGATCATTCACCGTGATGTGAACTCATCCAACATATTGCTTGATAGGGACTTCAAGCCTTTTCTGGGAGACTTTGGGTTGGCTCGGATCATGCACGAGGAGGATCTCGTGTATGGGACTATTGAGTGGCCTGACCCCAACTCTAGCCCCTCAACATATCACCGGTACAAGGATACCTATGTCTATACGGCTGTAAGAGGTGCTATGAACTCTATTGCCCTTGACTACTTCTTCACAGGAAAGTGCACGCAGAAGAGCGACGTCTTTGCTTTCGGGAACCTGCTTCTCGAGATCGTCACTGGGAAGACAGATAAGCGCACCACTTTAGTTGACTGGGTAAGGGGAGTCATAGATGGGGGCAACTGGGGAAGGGTGGTTGATCCCAATTTGCGAGGACACTACGATGAAGGTGAAGCCAAACGACTAGTCCAACTGGGACTAGTGTGCTCAGATATTAACCCAGAATTGCGACCGAAGATGTCCCAAGTGGTGGAAATGCTTGAAGGTGAAACCTTGGGGTTCTACCATCAGAGGAGTTGGGGCAGCAATGACTCCACTCCTTATTACTCCTTCCCTCCCTCTCCTGCTGAACCGGCTCGTTCTTGA
- the LOC116196445 gene encoding proline-rich receptor-like protein kinase PERK15, producing MVIKSRTLSFSDHNLVEYPTILKKFDLAELRSATRNFSRRNILAQGRFGTVYRGLLSDGSLVAIKRPKNGHLQDMEARFLTEVRNGSNMMARHPNVLRLIGFCCTKDARLLVYPPVASRSLASCLRKSPPLLDWATRKKIALGVAYGLAHLHRGLVPVHRDVRASNIWLNEELNPVLGDFGLDLAMSEEDIVGEEEHCQQKNDVLAYGNILLKLVTGERTFCVDQAAEDDVDIFLAVDSVKRALRGHVHGLSSAVDPNLQGYFDENEAQLLINLGLLCIHRNAARRPEMSEVVKMLEDETPAALLRTSLNSDENLLDYLSGNLSLPKRFTLDELRVATRKFRPSNFLGEGSFSTVHWGKLADSSLVAVKRLRSDTAEDAERQFETEVMIGSNRMAQHPNLLPLIGFCCEASESLLVYPLMINNSLEHHLRRSRDRNKFPPLAWPTRKLIALGAARGLAHLHDQFVPPIIHRDICPSNILLDMGFEAAVGDFGWARLMNEGDTVEGAIEWSFTNDFPFSPHLYRDTYVNTIVRGTNGYIASEYKNTGKCSQKSDVFAFGNLILELVTGQKAGLMKTSSGNLDLVMNRDLQGDVDKINWDLDRIVDKELSREYDRGEAERLIGIAKMCTNCNPSMRPKMREVVRAIEG from the coding sequence ATGGTAATCAAGTCCCGCACCCTGAGCTTTTCGGATCATAATCTCGTAGAATACCCGACGATTCTGAAAAAGTTTGATCTAGCCGAGCTTCGATCTGCGACACGGAATTTTAGCCGCAGGAACATCTTGGCTCAGGGCAGATTCGGTACAGTATATAGAGGATTGTTGTCGGATGGTTCTCTCGTGGCAATAAAGAGACCAAAGAACGGGCACCTGCAGGATATGGAAGCTCGGTTCCTAACAGAAGTAAGAAATGGCAGCAACATGATGGCCAGGCATCCAAACGTGCTACGTTTGATCGGTTTTTGTTGCACGAAGGACGCGCGCTTGCTTGTCTATCCTCCAGTGGCCAGCAGAAGTCTGGCATCCTGCCTGAGAAAAAGCCCCCCACTGCTTGACTGGGCAACCCGTAAGAAAATAGCACTAGGAGTTGCATATGGGCTTGCCCATTTGCACAGAGGACTTGTTCCAGTTCATCGAGACGTCCGTGCATCAAACATATGGCTTAATGAGGAATTAAATCCAGTCCTAGGGGACTTTGGATTGGATCTTGCGATGAGTGAGGAGGATATCGTTGGAGAGGAAGAGCACTGTCAGCAGAAGAATGACGTTCTAGCATATGGGAACATACTCCTTAAGCTCGTCACGGGAGAGAGGACGTTCTGTGTCGATCAGGCTGCTGAAGATGATGTGGATATCTTCTTGGCCGTCGACTCGGTCAAGCGAGCTCTGAGAGGCCATGTCCACGGTTTGTCAAGTGCGGTTGATCCCAATTTGCAGGGTTACTTTGATGAAAACGAAGCCCAGCTACTGATCAACTTGGGGTTACTCTGCATACACCGCAATGCAGCGAGGCGACCCGAGATGTCTGAAGTGGTTAAAATGCTCGAAGACGAGACACCCGCAGCTCTCCTGAGGACAAGCTTGAACAGTGATGAAAACTTGCTGGATTACTTATCTGGTAATCTATCGCTACCGAAAAGGTTTACTCTGGATGAGCTTCGGGTGGCTACACGAAAGTTTAGGCCCAGCAACTTCTTGGGTGAGGGGAGTTTCAGTACTGTTCACTGGGGAAAGCTAGCTGATAGTTCTCTTGTAGCAGTGAAGAGATTAAGGAGTGATACTGCTGAGGATGCGGAAAGACAGTTCGAAACAGAAGTCATGATCGGCAGCAACAGAATGGCACAGCATCCCAATCTGCTTCCTCTCATAGGATTTTGCTGTGAAGCGAGCGAGAGTTTGCTAGTCTATCCCTTGATGATCAATAACAGTCTTGAGCATCATCTGAGGCGCAGTCGAGACCGAAACAAATTCCCCCCTCTTGCTTGGCCGACAAGAAAGCTAATAGCACTAGGAGCTGCAAGAGGGCTCGCTCATCTGCACGACCAATTTGTTCCCCCGATTATTCACCGAGACATCTGCCCATCGAACATACTGCTCGATATGGGGTTTGAAGCAGCCGTGGGGGATTTTGGGTGGGCGCGGCTCATGAATGAGGGAGATACAGTGGAAGGCGCTATAGAATGGTCCTTCACCAATGACTTTCCCTTCTCTCCTCACCTCTATAGAGACACTTATGTCAACACAATTGTGCGTGGGACAAACGGATATATTGCCTCTGAGTACAAGAACACCGGGAAGTGCTCACAGAAGAGTGATGTTTTTGCATTCGGGAATTTGATTCTGGAGTTAGTCACCGGGCAAAAGGCTGGACTTATGAAGACTAGCTCGGGAAACTTGGATTTGGTGATGAACAGGGATTTGCAGGGAGATGTCGACAAGATAAATTGGGACTTGGACAGGATAGTTGATAAGGAGCTGAGCCGGGAATACGACAGGGGAGAAGCAGAGCGACTCATTGGCATAGCAAAAATGTGCACGAACTGCAACCCTTCTATGCGGCCAAAGATGAGGGAGGTGGTCAGAGCAATTGAAGGCTGA